A region from the Peromyscus leucopus breed LL Stock chromosome 9, UCI_PerLeu_2.1, whole genome shotgun sequence genome encodes:
- the Eaf1 gene encoding ELL-associated factor 1 gives MALPPLFPLGNRRSLPDAGSAASSLPQSLSRRSGDWFPAPGGRGLGSVRAPELGPGSAVLRAACAGIRDCGRARRAPIWVPGRCKAMNGTANPLLDREEHCLRLGESFEKRPRTSFHTIRYDFKPASIDTSCEGELQVGKGDEVTITLPHIPGSTPPMTVFKGNKRPYQKDCVLIINHDTGEYVLEKLSSSIQVKKTRAEGSSKIQARMEQQPVRPPQPPQPPPPPPPMPFRAPTKPPAGPKTSPLKDNPSPEPQLDDIKRELRAEVDIIEQMSSSSGSSSSDSESSSAASDDDSSSSGAEDHGPASPPQPSHQQAYGSRPAVANGTSRPQGSAQLMNTLRNDLQLSESGSDSDD, from the exons ATGGCACTTCCCCCGCTATTTCCGCTGGGAAACCGGAGGTCCCTCCCCGACGCCGGAAGCGCAGCGTCCTCACTTCCTCAGAGTCTCTCGAGACGCAGTGGAGACTGGTTTCCGGCCCCGGGTGGGCGCGGACTTGGCTCGGTGCGCGCTCCGGAGCTGGGTCCCGGGAGCGCGGTCCTGCGGGCCGCTTGCGCGGGGATCCGGGACTGCGGCCGCGCGAGGAGAGCGCCGATCTGGGTGCCAGGCAGGTGCAAGGCCATGAACGGCACGGCGAACCCGCTGCTGGATCGGGAGGAGCACTGCCTGAGGCTGGGGGAGAGCTTCGAGAAACGGCCGCGGACCTCCTTCCACACTATTCGCT atgaTTTTAAGCCAGCATCGATAGATACCTCCTGTGAAGGAGAGCTCCAGGTTGGCAAAGGAGATGAAGTCACAATTACACTGCCACATATCCCT GGGTCCACACCACCGATGACCGTGTTCAAAGGGAACAAACGGCCTTATCAGAAAGACTGTGTGCTCATTATCAATCATGACACTGGAGAGTATGTGCTGGAGAAGCTCAGCAGCAGCATTCAGGTCAAGAAGACGAG AGCCGAGGGGAGCAGTAAAATCCAAGCCCGAATGGAACAGCAGCCTGTTCGTcccccacagccaccacagccaccccctcctccaccacccATGCCGTTCCGAGCCCCAACGAAGCCTCCAGCTGGACCTAAAACTTCTCCCTTGAAGGATAACCCCTCACCTGAGCCCCAGCTGGATGACATCAAAAGAG AGCTGCGGGCTGAGGTTGACATCATTGAGCAGATGAGCAGCAGCAGTGGGAGCAGTTCCTCCGACTCCGAGAGCTCCTCGGCGGCCAGCGACGACGACAGCTCCAGCAGCGGAGCAGAGGACCATGGCCCGGCCTCTCCTCCGCAGCCTTCACATCAGCAGGCCTACGGCAGCAGGCCTGCAGTGGCCAATGGAACCAGCCGGCCCCAAGGAAGCGCTCAGCTCATGAATACGCTCA GAAATGACTTGCAGTTAAGTGAGTCTGGCAGTGACAGTGATGACTAG